Proteins encoded in a region of the Geobacillus genomosp. 3 genome:
- a CDS encoding MBL fold metallo-hydrolase — translation MKEERVYRLTVPTPFPVGSVHMYVIAGDRLTLVDAGVKTEEAWRLFRTQLGEIGYTPADIEQIVITHHHPDHVGLLNYFPDAPVIGHPKADPFLRRDPSFMGRYVQFFQQFFAECGVDARLFSRLSKEGGSLRYAGRRGLDIAVTEGDAVPGLPRWRVIETPGHAQSHIVLYREDDGLLIGGDHLLLHISPNPMMEPPAEGETKRPKPLLQYNESLEKMLQYDIVRSLNGHGDDTTDIPTLVRERLAKQRQRAERVLEMVQERPHTVFEVCQKLFPTAYERELMLTMSETIGQLDYLEANGDVRKKQADGHYIYEAVGVSVCD, via the coding sequence ATGAAAGAGGAACGGGTTTACCGTCTCACCGTGCCGACGCCGTTTCCGGTCGGCAGCGTGCATATGTATGTCATCGCCGGCGACCGGCTGACGTTGGTCGACGCCGGAGTGAAAACAGAAGAAGCATGGCGGCTGTTCCGAACGCAACTAGGCGAGATCGGTTATACGCCCGCTGACATTGAACAAATCGTCATCACACACCATCACCCCGATCATGTCGGCTTGCTTAATTATTTTCCCGATGCTCCGGTCATCGGTCACCCGAAAGCGGACCCGTTTTTGCGCCGCGACCCATCATTTATGGGACGCTATGTCCAGTTTTTTCAGCAGTTTTTTGCCGAATGCGGCGTTGACGCCCGCTTGTTCAGCCGCTTGTCCAAAGAGGGGGGGTCGCTTCGCTACGCCGGAAGACGGGGGCTTGATATCGCGGTGACGGAAGGAGACGCGGTGCCGGGGCTGCCGCGTTGGCGCGTCATTGAAACGCCGGGACATGCCCAAAGCCATATTGTGCTTTATCGCGAGGATGACGGCTTGTTGATCGGCGGCGATCATTTGCTTTTGCATATCTCCCCGAACCCGATGATGGAGCCGCCTGCCGAAGGAGAAACGAAGCGGCCGAAACCGCTATTGCAATATAACGAATCATTGGAAAAGATGTTGCAATACGATATCGTCCGCTCACTAAACGGCCATGGTGACGATACGACCGACATTCCAACGCTCGTTCGCGAGCGGCTTGCCAAGCAGCGCCAGCGCGCCGAGCGGGTGCTCGAAATGGTGCAAGAGCGTCCGCATACCGTATTTGAAGTATGCCAGAAGCTGTTTCCGACCGCGTATGAACGCGAACTAATGCTAACGATGTCCGAGACGATCGGTCAGCTTGACTATTTGGAAGCGAATGGCGACGTGCGGAAAAAACAAGCGGATGGTCATTACATTTATGAGGCGGTGGGGGTGTCGGTGTGCGATTAG
- the proI gene encoding pyrroline-5-carboxylate reductase ProI, protein MTTTRSIAFIGAGSMAEALIAGMTKTFCHPEQIVVTNRQNRARLGELERTYGVRAAQNVHLAVERADIVILAMKPKDVAEAMAAVAPAIRPNQLILSLLAGVTTETIEQLAGRDVAVVRAMPNTSAAVGLSATAIAGGRFASEQHLETAKQLFETVGIVTVVPERDLHAVTGLSGSGPAYVYYLVEAMEKAAADIGLERNVAKTLILQTIIGAAEMLKASDKHPSVLRREVTSPGGTTEAGIGVLEQYRFQEAIAACIRRAATRSEELGNALLAALAES, encoded by the coding sequence ATGACAACAACACGGTCCATTGCCTTTATCGGCGCCGGCTCGATGGCCGAAGCGCTCATCGCCGGTATGACGAAAACGTTTTGCCATCCGGAACAAATCGTCGTGACAAACCGACAAAACCGCGCCCGGCTCGGGGAGCTCGAGCGCACATATGGCGTCCGCGCCGCCCAAAACGTACACCTTGCTGTCGAACGTGCGGACATCGTTATTTTAGCCATGAAACCGAAAGATGTCGCCGAAGCGATGGCCGCTGTCGCACCGGCCATTCGTCCAAACCAGCTCATTCTCTCGCTGCTTGCCGGCGTCACAACCGAAACGATCGAACAGCTCGCCGGACGCGATGTTGCCGTGGTGCGGGCTATGCCAAACACATCCGCAGCCGTCGGCCTATCGGCGACCGCGATCGCCGGAGGCCGCTTCGCCTCGGAGCAGCATCTTGAAACGGCGAAACAGCTGTTTGAAACGGTCGGCATCGTCACCGTTGTGCCGGAACGCGACTTGCACGCGGTTACCGGCCTGTCGGGAAGCGGTCCGGCATACGTCTATTACTTGGTCGAAGCGATGGAAAAGGCGGCCGCCGACATTGGCCTTGAGCGCAATGTGGCGAAAACACTCATTTTGCAGACGATCATCGGCGCGGCGGAAATGTTAAAAGCGTCCGACAAGCATCCATCCGTCCTGCGCCGCGAAGTCACAAGCCCGGGCGGCACGACCGAAGCCGGCATCGGCGTGCTCGAACAATACCGGTTTCAAGAGGCGATCGCCGCCTGCATCCGCCGGGCGGCCACCCGCTCCGAAGAGCTCGGCAACGCCCTGCTCGCTGCGCTCGCCGAATCGTAA
- the namA gene encoding NADPH dehydrogenase NamA — translation MKTVLFSPYTIRGLTLKNRIVMSPMCMYSCETKDGTVRTWHKIHYPARAVGQVGLIIVEATGVTPQGRISEQDLGIWNDGHVDGLRELVGLVKEHGAAIGIQLAHAGRKSQVPGEIIAPSAIPFNESSRTPKEMTKSDIEETVQAFQNGARRAKEAGFDVIEIHAAHGYLINEFLSPLSNRRQDEYGGSPENRYRFLGDVITAVREVWDGPLFVRISASDYHPEGLTEKDYIPYAKRMKEQGVDLIDVSSGAIVPARITAYPGYQVPFAELIRREADIPTGAVGLITSGWQAEEIVHNGRADLVFLARELLRNPHWPYAAARELGVKIEAPVQYERGWRF, via the coding sequence ATGAAAACGGTATTGTTTTCACCATATACGATCCGCGGACTGACGCTGAAAAACCGGATCGTTATGTCGCCGATGTGCATGTACTCATGTGAGACGAAAGACGGCACGGTGCGCACATGGCATAAAATCCACTACCCGGCGCGCGCCGTCGGCCAAGTCGGCCTCATTATCGTCGAAGCGACCGGGGTAACACCGCAAGGCCGCATTTCTGAACAAGACTTAGGGATCTGGAACGATGGCCATGTCGATGGACTTCGCGAACTCGTTGGGCTGGTGAAAGAACATGGAGCTGCCATCGGCATCCAGCTCGCCCATGCCGGAAGAAAGTCACAAGTGCCAGGGGAAATCATCGCCCCATCCGCCATTCCATTCAACGAATCGTCACGGACGCCGAAAGAAATGACGAAATCGGACATCGAAGAGACGGTGCAGGCGTTCCAAAACGGGGCGCGGCGGGCAAAAGAAGCCGGCTTTGACGTCATCGAAATCCATGCCGCCCACGGCTATCTCATCAACGAATTTTTATCGCCGCTCTCCAACCGGCGCCAAGACGAATACGGCGGCTCTCCGGAAAACCGTTACCGCTTCTTGGGCGACGTGATCACCGCCGTCCGCGAAGTGTGGGACGGTCCGCTGTTTGTCCGCATCTCAGCGTCCGACTACCATCCGGAAGGGCTGACCGAGAAAGACTATATCCCGTACGCCAAACGGATGAAAGAACAAGGCGTCGACCTTATTGACGTCAGCTCCGGCGCCATCGTGCCGGCACGCATTACCGCTTATCCAGGCTATCAGGTGCCGTTTGCCGAACTCATTCGCCGCGAAGCGGACATTCCAACCGGCGCCGTCGGCCTGATTACGTCCGGCTGGCAGGCGGAAGAAATTGTGCATAACGGCCGCGCCGACCTCGTCTTTTTGGCGCGGGAGCTGCTGCGCAACCCGCACTGGCCATACGCCGCAGCGCGGGAGCTCGGCGTCAAAATCGAAGCACCGGTGCAATACGAGCGCGGCTGGCGGTTTTAA
- the rnz gene encoding ribonuclease Z: protein MELLFLGTGAGVPAKERNVSSVALQLLDERGATWLFDCGEATQHQILHTAIRPRRIEHIFITHLHGDHLFGLPGLLSSRSFQSGETPLTVFGPKGIRAFVETTLSVSGTRLRYDLNIMEIDEGIIFDDERFSVIARRLDHGMPSYGFRVVEKDLPGPLLVDRLKALGVRPGPIYQKIKQGKTVVLDDGTVLDGREFVGPPQKGRIVAVLGDTRFCEAAIELARDADVVVHEATFAAAEQRLAHDYFHSATTDAAEVAKRAGAKRLILTHISSRYQGEAALKLLDEARRVFPNTELAADFASFSIPR, encoded by the coding sequence TTGGAATTATTATTTTTGGGCACCGGCGCCGGCGTGCCGGCGAAAGAGCGCAACGTGTCATCCGTCGCCTTGCAGTTGCTCGATGAGCGCGGGGCGACATGGCTGTTTGACTGCGGTGAAGCGACGCAGCACCAAATTTTGCATACGGCCATTCGCCCGCGCCGTATCGAGCATATTTTCATCACCCATTTGCATGGTGATCATTTGTTTGGGTTACCCGGTCTTCTCAGCAGCCGCTCGTTTCAAAGCGGCGAGACGCCGCTTACCGTGTTCGGTCCGAAAGGCATTCGCGCGTTTGTGGAAACGACGCTTTCCGTCAGCGGGACAAGGCTTCGGTATGATTTGAACATCATGGAGATCGACGAAGGCATCATTTTTGACGATGAACGGTTTTCCGTCATCGCCAGACGGCTCGATCACGGCATGCCGTCTTATGGCTTCCGCGTTGTCGAAAAAGACTTGCCCGGGCCGCTCTTAGTTGACCGGTTAAAGGCGCTCGGCGTCCGCCCCGGGCCGATTTATCAAAAGATCAAGCAAGGGAAAACGGTCGTGTTGGACGACGGCACGGTGCTCGATGGGCGCGAGTTTGTCGGCCCGCCGCAAAAAGGGCGAATCGTCGCGGTGCTCGGTGACACCCGCTTTTGCGAAGCGGCGATTGAACTCGCCCGCGATGCTGATGTCGTCGTCCACGAGGCGACGTTTGCCGCCGCCGAACAGCGTTTGGCCCACGACTATTTCCATTCGGCGACTACGGATGCGGCCGAAGTGGCGAAGCGGGCCGGAGCGAAGCGGCTTATTTTGACTCATATCAGCTCGCGCTATCAAGGCGAAGCGGCGCTCAAGTTATTGGATGAGGCGCGCCGCGTGTTTCCCAACACTGAGCTCGCCGCCGATTTTGCTTCGTTCTCCATCCCGCGTTAA
- the zwf gene encoding glucose-6-phosphate dehydrogenase, with amino-acid sequence MDNMNPKSIIVIFGATGDLAKRKLFPSLYRLYEKGHLNERFAVVGVARRPLSADEFRHYVRDSVETALNQELADGKFASHFYYHPFDVTEAESYQRLKALLEQLDETYQTEGNRIFYLAMAPEFFGTVTSRLQSERLTDTRGFKRLVIEKPFGHDLASAQKLNREIRRVFSEREIYRIDHYLGKEMVQNIEVIRFSNAIFEPLWNNRFISNIQITSSETLGVEDRGRYYDHSGALRDMVQNHMLQMVALLAMEPPIRLTTDDIRHEKVKVLRALRPIAHDEVDQYFVRGQYGRGMIRGKDVPAYREEPNVDPDSNTETFVAGKLLIDNFRWAGVPFYIRTGKRMAEKSTKIVVQFKDVPMNLYYRTNETIAPNLLVIHIQPDEGITLHLNGKKTGESTTTTAPFQLDYCNNCIDGINTPEAYEKLLYDCMRGDATNFTHWDEVAASWQFVDVISDVWANTKAADFPNYEAGSMGPAAADELLKKDGFHWWPIEHPRP; translated from the coding sequence GTGGACAACATGAACCCGAAATCGATCATCGTCATTTTTGGGGCGACAGGAGATTTGGCGAAACGGAAGCTGTTTCCGTCCCTTTACCGCCTGTATGAAAAAGGGCACCTAAACGAGCGGTTTGCCGTCGTCGGCGTCGCGCGCCGCCCGTTATCGGCCGATGAGTTCCGCCATTACGTGCGCGACTCCGTCGAAACAGCGCTCAACCAAGAGCTTGCAGACGGCAAGTTCGCCTCCCATTTTTATTATCACCCGTTTGATGTGACGGAAGCTGAGTCCTATCAGCGCTTAAAAGCGCTGCTTGAACAGCTCGATGAGACATATCAAACAGAGGGGAACCGCATCTTTTATTTGGCGATGGCGCCGGAATTTTTCGGCACGGTGACATCGCGCCTGCAGTCGGAGCGGCTGACCGATACGCGCGGCTTTAAACGGCTTGTCATTGAAAAGCCGTTCGGCCATGACTTAGCGAGCGCCCAAAAGCTGAACAGAGAAATCCGCCGCGTTTTTTCCGAGCGGGAAATTTACCGGATCGACCATTACCTTGGCAAAGAAATGGTGCAAAACATCGAAGTGATCCGCTTCTCGAACGCCATTTTCGAGCCGCTTTGGAACAACCGCTTTATTTCGAACATTCAAATTACCTCAAGTGAAACGCTCGGTGTTGAGGACCGCGGCCGCTATTACGACCATTCGGGGGCGCTGCGCGACATGGTGCAAAACCATATGCTGCAAATGGTCGCCTTGTTGGCCATGGAGCCGCCGATTCGGCTTACGACCGATGACATCCGTCATGAAAAAGTGAAAGTGTTGCGCGCGCTGCGTCCGATTGCGCACGACGAAGTCGATCAATACTTCGTGCGCGGCCAATATGGGCGTGGGATGATCCGCGGGAAAGATGTGCCGGCGTACCGCGAGGAGCCGAACGTCGACCCGGATTCGAATACCGAAACGTTCGTCGCTGGGAAACTCCTGATCGACAACTTCCGCTGGGCCGGCGTGCCGTTTTACATCCGCACCGGCAAACGAATGGCGGAAAAATCGACGAAAATCGTCGTCCAGTTTAAAGACGTGCCGATGAACTTATATTACCGGACGAATGAGACGATCGCCCCGAACTTGCTCGTCATCCACATTCAGCCCGATGAAGGCATCACCCTTCATTTAAACGGCAAAAAAACCGGGGAATCGACGACAACGACGGCCCCGTTTCAACTCGATTATTGCAACAACTGCATCGATGGCATCAACACGCCGGAAGCGTATGAAAAGCTGCTGTATGACTGCATGCGCGGCGATGCGACGAACTTCACCCACTGGGATGAAGTGGCGGCGTCATGGCAGTTTGTCGATGTGATTTCCGATGTTTGGGCGAACACAAAAGCCGCCGACTTCCCGAACTACGAAGCCGGCTCGATGGGCCCGGCGGCGGCCGACGAACTGCTTAAAAAAGACGGCTTCCATTGGTGGCCGATCGAACATCCGAGACCGTAA
- a CDS encoding cyclase family protein — MKMYDVTAPIYEGMPVYKNKPEKQPKRTTITNGYVTESRIDMDVHTGTHIDAPLHMVEGGATFETIPLDHLVGPCKLFDATNVNDRITKDDIAHLDIQEGDFVLFKTKNSFEEAFNFEFIFVAADAARYLADKRVRGVGIDALGIERAQEGHPTHKTLFSAGVIVIEGLRLKDVPEGQYFMVAAPLKLVGTDAAPARVLLFDRKP; from the coding sequence ATGAAGATGTATGACGTCACCGCCCCGATTTACGAAGGCATGCCGGTGTACAAAAACAAACCGGAAAAACAGCCGAAGCGCACAACGATCACCAACGGCTATGTCACCGAATCGCGCATCGACATGGACGTGCACACCGGCACGCACATTGACGCCCCTCTCCATATGGTTGAAGGCGGGGCGACCTTTGAAACGATTCCGCTTGACCATCTTGTCGGCCCATGCAAACTGTTTGACGCAACCAACGTCAACGACCGGATCACGAAAGACGACATCGCGCATCTCGACATTCAAGAAGGCGATTTTGTCTTGTTCAAAACGAAAAATTCGTTCGAAGAGGCCTTTAACTTTGAGTTTATTTTCGTCGCCGCCGACGCCGCCCGCTATTTGGCCGACAAACGGGTCCGCGGCGTCGGCATCGACGCCCTCGGCATCGAGCGGGCGCAGGAAGGCCACCCGACCCATAAAACGCTCTTTTCCGCCGGCGTCATCGTCATCGAAGGGCTGCGGCTGAAAGACGTTCCCGAAGGCCAGTATTTCATGGTCGCCGCCCCGCTCAAACTCGTCGGCACCGACGCCGCCCCGGCGCGCGTCTTGCTGTTTGACCGCAAACCGTAA
- a CDS encoding AbrB/MazE/SpoVT family DNA-binding domain-containing protein, producing MEKMNVSDQSSPIVVKATSKLSSRGQVVIPVEIRKTLGLTEGDDLTFMVNQDGEIKVEVTKKYRLSQLIGILKTNQPFRPVEEIRNEAYRTMGAKELKDEEEN from the coding sequence ATGGAAAAAATGAATGTTTCGGATCAATCATCGCCGATCGTCGTGAAAGCGACAAGCAAGCTGTCCAGCCGCGGCCAAGTGGTGATTCCCGTTGAAATCCGAAAAACATTAGGCCTCACCGAAGGCGATGATCTGACGTTTATGGTCAACCAAGATGGAGAAATAAAAGTGGAAGTCACGAAAAAATATCGCTTGTCACAATTAATCGGCATTCTCAAAACCAATCAGCCGTTCCGCCCCGTTGAGGAAATCCGGAATGAAGCATATCGGACGATGGGAGCAAAAGAATTGAAAGACGAGGAGGAAAACTAA
- a CDS encoding PIN domain-containing protein — MARKLWIDTNVVIRIMTGHPQELAEEVGDMLQKVEAGELILRLNPLVVAECCWVLASVYQASPSDISAALLKFTDGIGIETEEKDVVQQALRDYGEKKVDFIDAYIAAHAKANPPEDVVTWDKHVRRLNIRHGRPKDW; from the coding sequence GTGGCTCGCAAGCTGTGGATTGACACAAATGTCGTGATTCGAATCATGACCGGCCATCCCCAAGAGCTTGCGGAAGAGGTTGGGGACATGTTGCAGAAAGTGGAAGCAGGAGAATTGATTTTGCGCCTTAATCCGCTCGTCGTTGCAGAATGTTGCTGGGTGCTGGCCTCCGTCTATCAAGCATCGCCGTCCGACATTTCCGCCGCCTTATTAAAGTTTACCGACGGGATCGGGATCGAAACAGAGGAAAAAGATGTTGTGCAACAGGCGCTTCGAGATTATGGCGAGAAAAAGGTAGACTTCATCGACGCGTATATCGCCGCTCATGCCAAAGCGAATCCCCCAGAAGATGTCGTGACTTGGGACAAACATGTTAGACGATTGAATATTCGCCATGGTCGCCCGAAAGACTGGTAA
- a CDS encoding glycoside hydrolase family 1 protein encodes MPSQRKSIIPDDFLWGGAVTSFQTEGAWNEGGKGLSIVDARPIPKGHSDWKVAVDFYHRYKEDIALFKELGFTAYRTSIAWTRIFPDGEGEPNEAGLAFYDAVFDELRANGIEPVITLYHFDLPLALARKYNGFASRKVVDLFERYARTVFERYRGKVNYWLTFNEQNLVLEQPHLWGAIGPEDEDPEAFAYRVCHNVLIAHAKAVKALREIAPEAKIGGMVTYLTTYPATCRPEDALANVQAKELFIDFFFDMFARGVYPRYVTNHLEKKGIVLPLEEGDEQLLREQTVDFLSFSYYQSQIVRHQEQDERIIKGLEPNPHLPKTKWGWAIDPIGLRIALKDVYARYEMPIFITENGIGLEEELNENGTVEDDERIDYLRRHIEQMKRAMEEGVEVIGYLMWGATDLLSSQGEMRKRYGVIFVNRDDENLRDLKRYKKKSFYWFQRVIRTNGEEL; translated from the coding sequence GTGCCATCACAACGAAAATCGATCATCCCCGACGACTTTTTATGGGGCGGGGCGGTGACGTCGTTTCAGACGGAAGGGGCGTGGAATGAAGGCGGCAAAGGGTTGTCGATCGTTGATGCGCGCCCGATTCCAAAAGGGCATTCCGACTGGAAAGTGGCGGTTGATTTTTACCATCGCTATAAAGAGGATATTGCGCTGTTCAAGGAGCTCGGTTTTACGGCCTATCGGACGAGCATCGCCTGGACGCGCATTTTTCCGGACGGGGAAGGGGAGCCGAATGAAGCGGGTTTGGCGTTTTATGACGCCGTGTTTGATGAATTGAGAGCGAACGGCATCGAGCCGGTCATTACGCTGTACCATTTCGACTTGCCGCTGGCGTTGGCGAGAAAATACAATGGCTTCGCATCAAGGAAAGTCGTCGACTTGTTTGAACGGTACGCGCGCACTGTGTTTGAACGCTATCGCGGGAAAGTGAACTATTGGCTGACGTTCAATGAGCAAAACTTAGTGCTTGAACAACCGCATTTATGGGGGGCGATTGGCCCGGAAGACGAGGATCCGGAAGCGTTTGCTTATCGCGTCTGCCATAACGTGTTGATCGCCCACGCGAAAGCGGTGAAGGCGCTGCGCGAAATCGCCCCCGAAGCGAAGATCGGCGGGATGGTGACGTATTTGACGACGTACCCGGCGACGTGCCGGCCGGAAGATGCTTTGGCGAACGTGCAGGCGAAAGAGCTGTTCATTGATTTCTTTTTTGATATGTTCGCCCGCGGTGTCTATCCGCGTTATGTGACGAATCATCTGGAGAAAAAAGGAATCGTTTTGCCGTTGGAAGAAGGGGATGAACAGCTGCTCCGGGAGCAAACGGTCGACTTTTTGTCATTCAGCTATTATCAAAGCCAAATCGTCCGTCATCAGGAACAGGATGAGCGGATCATCAAAGGGCTTGAACCGAATCCGCACCTGCCAAAGACAAAGTGGGGCTGGGCGATCGACCCGATCGGGTTGCGCATCGCCTTAAAAGACGTGTACGCCCGCTACGAAATGCCGATTTTCATCACCGAAAACGGCATCGGGCTTGAGGAGGAGCTGAACGAGAACGGCACGGTCGAAGATGATGAGCGGATTGACTATTTGCGCCGCCATATTGAACAAATGAAGCGGGCGATGGAAGAAGGAGTCGAGGTGATCGGCTACTTAATGTGGGGGGCGACGGATTTGTTAAGCTCGCAAGGGGAGATGCGCAAGCGCTACGGCGTCATTTTCGTCAACCGCGACGATGAGAACTTGCGCGATTTGAAGCGCTATAAGAAAAAAAGCTTCTACTGGTTCCAGCGCGTCATTCGCACGAACGGGGAAGAGCTGTAA